From Sulfurovum zhangzhouensis, the proteins below share one genomic window:
- a CDS encoding 4-hydroxy-3-methylbut-2-enyl diphosphate reductase, whose amino-acid sequence MKIELASSYGFCFGVKRAIRIAEEHKGSKTYGPLIHNKDEINRLKEGFNIGLAESLNDIDADDSVVIRTHGIPKHELAVLNKQNNKVIDATCPYVTTPQQIVEKMSEEGYSIVIFGDKNHPEIKGVVSYAVNPKDAFIVLESDELEDLPLSSKVALVSQTTRKPEDFLKIVNALILTRKEVRVFNTICNATFENQDAAAELAKRADVMIVIGGKHSSNTKQLHSICKRDCEDSYLIENEEELDPSWFEGKKLCGISAGASTPDWVVQNVINKIESMKK is encoded by the coding sequence ATGAAAATTGAGTTGGCTTCCTCTTACGGTTTTTGTTTTGGCGTAAAGCGTGCGATACGAATTGCAGAAGAGCATAAAGGAAGCAAAACCTATGGTCCTCTGATACACAATAAAGATGAGATCAATCGACTCAAAGAAGGATTCAACATCGGTTTGGCCGAATCGCTAAATGATATTGATGCTGATGATTCAGTGGTTATCCGTACACACGGAATACCTAAGCATGAGCTTGCAGTCTTAAATAAACAGAACAACAAAGTGATCGACGCGACCTGTCCCTATGTTACTACGCCTCAGCAGATTGTTGAGAAGATGAGTGAAGAGGGGTACTCTATTGTGATCTTTGGTGACAAAAATCACCCTGAGATCAAAGGAGTAGTAAGTTATGCAGTCAATCCGAAAGATGCATTTATCGTCCTTGAATCAGATGAACTGGAAGATTTGCCGCTTAGCAGTAAAGTAGCCTTAGTTTCACAAACAACCAGAAAACCCGAAGACTTTTTAAAGATTGTCAATGCATTGATTTTAACACGTAAAGAAGTACGTGTATTTAACACGATCTGTAATGCGACATTTGAAAATCAGGATGCTGCTGCAGAGCTTGCGAAACGTGCAGATGTGATGATCGTAATCGGGGGTAAACACTCTTCAAATACCAAGCAGCTGCACAGTATATGTAAACGTGACTGTGAGGATAGCTATTTGATCGAAAATGAGGAAGAGCTTGACCCTTCATGGTTTGAGGGTAAAAAACTTTGCGGCATCTCAGCGGGTGCTTCAACTCCTGATTGGGTCGTGCAGAACGTGATCAATAAAATTGAAAGTATGAAAAAATAG
- the pheT gene encoding phenylalanine--tRNA ligase subunit beta: MIVTRSWLSEFIDLSDVSNDTLYKTFNAIGLEVDSIKEITIPSKVVIGKILSCEKHPDADKLNVCKIEVGSGTRQIVCGAANVVDAEYVAVATIGAVLPGNFEIKHAKLRGVESEGMVCSSTELGLPKMGDGIMILDESIGELEVGKEFGSYPTVADTIIELELTANRGDCLSIYGVARDLSVALDKELKVFDYKQEEKIKLGIAREAEIHQEGEMDADLYYKLANIEKFHTGFIVELRLAMAEESTEGKLDAMLKYAMHTTGISLRAYESSCFRTEEDKVTVIARSTQKGIVEVVGNGKVLSTVGVNQDEASKATDKSEQILIEASYINPDVMVEAIWGAEKSYETDDIYYNASRGSSPDLIFGLSYLSMLLDIYFEFSCYEGALRVDVNREKDAIAIDAKEISSIIGMEIEKSKIVTILQRLEFGINSVDETVISATIPLFRHDIKNVQDVAEEIVRIIGINNIEAKPLAFTEANRLNATSDRYKVKKTFKNRAVGCGFYENVSYVFTQKSVLEKYGFATVDEKLELSNPIAEELNTLRTTILTNLLQAVKRNVSYSKKSIPLFEIGAVFDQQRQQKEVLSFVFSGHSESESVQNAGKPKTIDFATFVDKISAIIGEFELVPCSSKNGLIHPYQSADIVIDGKVCGYLSKLHPTVQESYDIPVTFIAELDFDPLLPKHINAEGISRFQGVYKDLSVVIDKAISYYEVAKVIKALDLPMLKDAYPVDIYEDEKLGEKKSLTIRFFIQSMEDTLKDSDIESVMNSIMGALEEACNAQIR, translated from the coding sequence ATGATAGTAACAAGAAGTTGGTTAAGTGAATTTATAGATCTGAGTGATGTATCGAATGATACACTCTACAAAACCTTTAATGCTATAGGTCTGGAAGTAGACAGTATCAAAGAGATCACAATACCAAGTAAAGTCGTTATCGGTAAGATACTTTCTTGTGAAAAACATCCTGATGCAGATAAACTGAATGTATGTAAGATCGAAGTAGGATCGGGAACAAGACAGATCGTATGTGGTGCTGCCAATGTTGTGGATGCGGAGTATGTAGCAGTAGCAACGATTGGTGCGGTATTGCCTGGTAACTTTGAGATAAAACATGCAAAATTGCGTGGTGTAGAGAGTGAAGGAATGGTATGTTCTTCTACTGAGCTTGGCCTTCCAAAAATGGGTGATGGGATCATGATCCTTGATGAGAGTATCGGAGAACTTGAAGTCGGTAAAGAGTTTGGTTCCTATCCTACTGTGGCTGATACGATCATTGAGCTTGAGCTTACTGCAAACAGAGGTGACTGTTTAAGTATCTATGGTGTAGCAAGAGACCTAAGTGTCGCTCTGGATAAAGAGTTGAAGGTTTTTGATTACAAGCAAGAAGAGAAGATAAAACTTGGTATTGCAAGAGAAGCTGAGATCCATCAAGAGGGTGAGATGGATGCTGATCTTTATTATAAACTGGCAAACATTGAAAAATTCCATACCGGGTTTATTGTGGAGCTTAGACTTGCAATGGCAGAGGAGAGTACAGAAGGGAAACTTGATGCCATGTTAAAGTATGCAATGCATACAACGGGTATCTCACTTAGAGCTTATGAAAGCAGTTGTTTCCGTACCGAAGAAGATAAAGTAACAGTGATTGCACGTTCAACACAAAAAGGGATCGTCGAAGTTGTAGGTAACGGTAAGGTACTTTCAACAGTCGGTGTGAACCAAGATGAAGCATCAAAAGCTACAGATAAGAGTGAACAGATACTTATTGAAGCAAGCTATATTAATCCTGATGTAATGGTAGAAGCAATCTGGGGTGCAGAAAAATCTTATGAAACAGATGATATCTACTACAACGCCTCAAGAGGTAGTAGTCCTGATCTCATTTTTGGACTCAGCTATCTTTCTATGCTGCTTGATATCTATTTTGAGTTCTCCTGTTATGAAGGTGCACTGCGTGTAGATGTAAACAGGGAAAAAGATGCGATCGCTATAGATGCTAAAGAGATCTCATCGATTATCGGTATGGAGATAGAAAAGAGTAAGATCGTGACAATTCTTCAGCGTTTGGAATTTGGTATCAACTCGGTAGATGAGACAGTAATCTCTGCAACTATCCCACTCTTCAGACATGACATTAAAAATGTTCAGGATGTTGCTGAAGAGATCGTTAGAATCATCGGAATCAATAATATCGAAGCAAAACCTTTGGCATTTACAGAAGCAAACCGTCTTAATGCTACCTCTGATAGATACAAAGTGAAAAAAACATTTAAAAACCGTGCTGTGGGGTGTGGATTCTATGAAAATGTGAGCTATGTGTTTACACAAAAATCAGTACTTGAAAAATACGGCTTTGCAACAGTAGATGAGAAGTTGGAACTTTCAAATCCGATTGCAGAAGAGCTTAATACTCTTAGAACGACGATATTAACAAACCTGTTACAGGCTGTGAAGAGAAATGTAAGTTACTCTAAAAAGTCTATTCCTCTGTTTGAGATCGGTGCGGTATTTGATCAACAGCGTCAACAAAAAGAAGTACTCTCTTTTGTTTTTTCAGGACACTCTGAGAGTGAAAGTGTACAGAATGCCGGTAAACCGAAAACAATAGACTTTGCTACATTTGTTGATAAGATCAGTGCGATTATTGGTGAGTTTGAACTGGTACCGTGCAGTAGTAAAAACGGATTGATCCATCCATATCAATCAGCAGATATCGTAATTGACGGCAAAGTATGCGGGTATCTTTCAAAGCTTCATCCTACAGTACAGGAAAGCTATGATATTCCTGTAACATTCATTGCTGAACTGGATTTTGATCCATTACTGCCAAAGCATATTAATGCAGAAGGTATTTCTAGATTCCAGGGGGTCTATAAAGACCTTTCAGTTGTGATAGACAAAGCAATCTCATACTATGAGGTGGCAAAGGTGATCAAGGCTCTTGATCTGCCTATGTTGAAAGACGCTTATCCTGTAGATATTTATGAGGATGAAAAGCTTGGAGAGAAGAAAAGTTTGACTATTCGTTTCTTTATCCAGTCTATGGAAGATACACTTAAAGACAGCGATATTGAGTCGGTAATGAATAGTATTATGGGCGCTCTTGAAGAAGCGTGTAATGCACAGATCAGGTAG
- the pheS gene encoding phenylalanine--tRNA ligase subunit alpha has product MKELEEKIVQAESLEALEKVRVELFGKKGVLAAEFARMKDIPGPEKKAFAEGLNTTKAALQESFDTRYEALKAEEIENLLKAEAIDVSMYGNRVQKGALHPVMETMDKIIDYFVALNFAVESGPMVEDDFHNFEALNLPKYHPARDMQDTFYFGDGSLLRTHTSPVQIRTMMETKPPIRMIAPGSVFRRDYDLTHTPMFHQVEGLVVDEKGKISFANLKAILTDFLRYMFGDVEVRFRPSFFPFTEPSAEVDISCIFCEGEGCRVCSQTGWLEVLGCGIVDPNVFKAVGYENVSGYAFGLGVERFAMLMHKIPDLRSLFEGDIRLLEQFR; this is encoded by the coding sequence ATGAAAGAATTAGAAGAAAAGATAGTTCAGGCTGAGTCGCTTGAAGCACTTGAAAAAGTACGTGTGGAACTTTTCGGTAAAAAAGGTGTACTTGCTGCAGAGTTTGCAAGAATGAAGGATATCCCCGGACCTGAAAAAAAAGCATTTGCTGAAGGTTTAAACACAACAAAAGCAGCACTGCAGGAAAGTTTTGATACTCGTTATGAAGCATTGAAGGCTGAGGAGATAGAGAATCTTCTTAAAGCTGAAGCGATCGATGTTTCTATGTATGGAAATAGAGTACAGAAGGGTGCGCTGCACCCGGTAATGGAGACGATGGATAAGATCATCGATTACTTTGTGGCACTTAACTTTGCAGTGGAAAGCGGTCCGATGGTTGAAGATGACTTCCATAACTTTGAAGCACTTAACCTGCCAAAATACCACCCTGCACGTGACATGCAGGATACCTTCTATTTTGGTGACGGTTCACTGCTTCGTACGCATACTTCACCGGTACAGATCCGTACGATGATGGAGACAAAACCGCCGATCCGTATGATCGCACCGGGATCTGTATTTAGACGTGATTATGACCTGACACACACACCAATGTTCCATCAGGTAGAAGGACTCGTTGTCGATGAGAAAGGGAAGATCAGTTTTGCAAACCTCAAAGCGATCCTGACAGATTTCCTTCGTTATATGTTCGGTGATGTTGAGGTACGTTTCAGACCAAGTTTCTTCCCGTTTACCGAGCCATCAGCCGAGGTTGATATCTCATGTATCTTCTGTGAAGGAGAAGGATGCCGTGTTTGTTCACAAACAGGCTGGCTTGAAGTACTTGGATGTGGAATTGTGGATCCAAATGTATTTAAAGCGGTTGGATATGAAAATGTAAGCGGTTACGCATTTGGTTTGGGAGTAGAGCGTTTTGCGATGTTAATGCATAAAATCCCTGATCTTAGAAGCCTGTTTGAAGGAGATATTCGTTTGTTGGAGCAATTTAGATGA
- a CDS encoding histidine triad nucleotide-binding protein produces MCIFCKIVNGEIPNNTVHESEHFLAFNDLYPKAPIHILIIPKIHVDCFQDVSAETMAGLTQFTQEVARKVGIDETGYRLITNNGNDGGQEVFHLHFHLLGGGKLKWDHSHEDVHRSI; encoded by the coding sequence ATGTGTATATTTTGTAAAATCGTAAATGGAGAGATCCCTAACAATACAGTGCATGAAAGCGAACATTTTTTAGCATTTAATGACCTCTATCCAAAGGCACCCATCCATATCCTTATCATCCCTAAAATCCATGTAGATTGTTTTCAGGATGTAAGCGCTGAGACGATGGCCGGATTGACTCAATTTACACAAGAGGTAGCACGAAAAGTAGGTATCGATGAAACAGGATATAGACTTATTACCAATAACGGGAATGATGGCGGACAGGAAGTATTCCATCTTCACTTCCACCTTCTTGGCGGAGGAAAACTCAAGTGGGATCACTCTCACGAAGATGTACACCGCAGTATCTAA
- a CDS encoding TonB-dependent receptor produces MNTKLLPLSLIAALALQSVYAESTTELDPIVVSSDFRAKKLSQTSNAVTVITEDKIYDKSSQAFMEVVGSAANVNFSAGGSKSKYIQIRGMGERGQFETPINPTVGLMIDGVDFSNATLGASLFDVKQIEILRGPQGTLFGANSLAGMVTVESNEPTEETQGHLEATVGNYNTQAFGAAVGGTLIENTLLGRLSIYKNDSDGFIHNSYLNRDDTNGIDELTAKAKLRWFVSDKHTIDMTFMHINNDNGYDAFNRNNTRTTESDEPGRDTQKTNAFALKSVYQVNDQFHVESTVSHSKSDIEYSYDEDWTYTDEYYTSFDQYLRDKKQTDVDVRLVSDEAGKIFNSTTAWTFGAYYKKYESDLVRNNTYFIAPFLSNYSADSRAIYGQLDTDLSPTLKLVTGLRLEQWETDYQDSDGTTFNDTENLVGGKIGLEYQMNASQLYYVTLSRGYKPGGFNPVTDASGLPKQYQTEALWNIDLGVNGSYLDGQLSNRVNLFYGKRKDQQVGTSYVTESYKYTDYITNAEKGTYYGLETELTYRPNDVISFDASLGLLKAKFDTFYNLVDDVSKDGRTPAQSPRYQYNIGLNYFMTENWKFNTNVEGRGSYYFSNSHDEKSDAYALVNASIEYTTGSWSAILWGRNLADADYQTRGYYFDNFGTGEALYTQQGDPRTFGLTVSYDF; encoded by the coding sequence ATGAATACAAAACTATTACCCCTGTCACTTATTGCTGCGTTGGCACTTCAAAGTGTATATGCAGAAAGCACTACTGAACTTGATCCAATAGTTGTAAGTTCAGACTTCAGAGCAAAAAAGCTTTCTCAGACAAGTAATGCCGTTACTGTAATTACTGAAGATAAGATCTATGATAAATCTTCTCAAGCCTTCATGGAAGTTGTAGGAAGTGCTGCCAATGTGAACTTCTCTGCAGGTGGTTCAAAGTCAAAATACATCCAAATCAGAGGTATGGGTGAAAGAGGTCAGTTTGAAACACCTATCAATCCTACAGTTGGTCTAATGATTGATGGTGTTGACTTTTCCAATGCCACTTTGGGTGCATCTCTTTTTGATGTGAAGCAAATAGAGATATTAAGAGGACCGCAAGGTACGCTTTTTGGAGCAAATTCTTTGGCAGGAATGGTTACAGTAGAAAGTAATGAACCAACTGAAGAGACACAAGGACACCTTGAAGCGACGGTAGGAAACTACAATACACAAGCATTCGGTGCAGCTGTTGGAGGCACGCTTATTGAGAATACACTCTTAGGAAGACTCTCAATCTATAAAAATGACAGTGACGGCTTTATTCACAACAGTTACCTAAATCGTGATGATACCAATGGCATAGACGAACTGACAGCTAAAGCTAAACTACGATGGTTCGTTTCTGATAAACATACCATCGATATGACCTTTATGCATATCAATAATGACAACGGTTACGATGCTTTCAATAGAAACAATACAAGAACAACTGAATCTGATGAACCGGGTCGTGACACACAAAAAACAAATGCTTTTGCTTTGAAATCCGTGTATCAAGTAAACGATCAGTTCCATGTAGAGAGTACGGTAAGTCATAGTAAATCGGATATTGAATATAGCTATGATGAAGACTGGACATACACAGATGAATACTATACTTCGTTTGATCAATACCTTCGTGATAAAAAACAAACAGATGTTGATGTAAGATTGGTCTCTGATGAAGCCGGAAAGATCTTTAATTCAACCACTGCATGGACTTTTGGTGCATATTATAAAAAATATGAAAGTGATCTAGTAAGAAACAACACCTATTTTATAGCACCGTTTTTAAGCAATTACAGTGCTGACAGTAGAGCTATTTACGGACAATTGGATACAGATTTGAGTCCAACGCTTAAACTTGTAACCGGATTACGTCTTGAGCAATGGGAAACAGACTATCAAGATTCTGATGGTACGACATTTAATGATACAGAAAATCTCGTAGGCGGAAAAATTGGTCTAGAGTACCAGATGAATGCATCTCAGCTTTACTATGTAACACTATCACGTGGATATAAACCGGGAGGTTTCAACCCTGTAACTGATGCAAGTGGCCTTCCAAAACAGTATCAAACAGAAGCACTATGGAACATTGACCTAGGTGTGAATGGCAGCTATCTTGATGGGCAACTTAGTAATAGAGTGAACCTATTCTACGGGAAACGTAAGGATCAACAAGTAGGAACTTCGTATGTAACAGAAAGTTATAAATATACGGACTATATCACTAATGCAGAAAAAGGTACATATTACGGACTTGAAACAGAACTTACCTATCGTCCTAATGATGTTATCTCTTTTGATGCAAGTTTAGGACTGCTAAAAGCAAAATTTGATACTTTCTACAACCTGGTTGATGATGTTTCAAAAGATGGAAGAACTCCTGCACAATCACCTAGATATCAGTACAATATCGGGCTGAACTACTTTATGACTGAAAACTGGAAGTTCAATACTAATGTAGAAGGAAGAGGAAGCTATTACTTCTCTAACTCACATGATGAAAAATCTGACGCTTATGCATTGGTGAATGCAAGTATAGAATATACAACCGGAAGCTGGAGTGCAATACTCTGGGGAAGAAACCTTGCAGATGCTGATTATCAAACTAGAGGATATTACTTTGATAACTTCGGTACAGGAGAAGCACTTTATACGCAGCAAGGTGACCCAAGAACCTTTGGTTTGACGGTATCTTACGACTTCTAA
- the pnuC gene encoding nicotinamide riboside transporter PnuC, which produces MNFDLALLFDAFLAMSKWEIVAVILGILYVILAAKESAWCWVSGFFSTLIYTILFWEGQLLSSALLNFYYMGMSIYGFILWKRGTGKGDEELPITSWPLSKHIIGIVIAMLFGLVVGYLLTTYTSARLPYLDATVMVFSIFATWMLAQKILANWLYWIFIDTAAITLYWSTGYYVTIILFMVYVMLSVYGYISWRKSKSGV; this is translated from the coding sequence ATGAACTTTGACCTAGCTCTCCTCTTTGATGCGTTTCTTGCAATGTCGAAGTGGGAAATAGTCGCCGTAATACTGGGAATACTCTATGTCATATTGGCAGCGAAAGAGTCGGCATGGTGCTGGGTATCAGGGTTTTTCAGTACATTGATCTATACCATCCTTTTTTGGGAAGGGCAGCTGCTCTCATCAGCACTGCTCAACTTCTACTACATGGGGATGTCCATCTACGGTTTTATACTCTGGAAACGAGGTACAGGCAAGGGAGATGAAGAACTTCCTATCACTTCATGGCCGCTTTCCAAACACATCATTGGCATTGTGATTGCAATGCTCTTTGGCCTTGTTGTAGGATATCTTCTCACTACCTATACCTCGGCACGCCTTCCTTATCTTGATGCGACAGTCATGGTCTTCTCTATATTTGCGACCTGGATGCTTGCACAAAAGATACTGGCAAACTGGCTTTACTGGATCTTCATAGATACCGCAGCGATCACACTTTACTGGTCGACAGGTTATTATGTCACTATCATTCTTTTCATGGTCTATGTCATGCTTTCTGTCTATGGATATATCAGCTGGCGCAAATCAAAGTCTGGAGTATAG
- a CDS encoding choline/ethanolamine kinase family protein: MDLKLEGYPFFLKDPIKTLSLLPKQGYCNINYLAITENTRYLLRKLQPNAINRAFEYKVQQQAHHRKLGAKPFHYDAENYLIISDFLDGEHKNKLTPRDLRTLASTLRKLHKIKLRTKRYRLKKDFKPKHTKALKALRKLDNEPKDFVLTHHDLNPRNILFHHQSVKFIDWEYTGINDRYFDLATIAAEFNLTPKEERYFLRSYFKNSAKISLKKLHLYKELYTILCSLWFNNLNNNNKK; the protein is encoded by the coding sequence ATGGATCTTAAGCTAGAAGGCTACCCGTTTTTCCTAAAAGACCCTATCAAAACCCTCTCATTGCTTCCCAAACAGGGGTATTGCAATATCAACTATCTGGCCATCACTGAAAATACACGCTATCTGCTGAGAAAGCTTCAGCCCAATGCGATCAACCGTGCTTTTGAATACAAGGTGCAACAACAGGCACATCACAGGAAACTGGGAGCAAAGCCGTTTCACTATGATGCGGAAAATTACCTCATCATCTCAGATTTTTTAGACGGAGAGCATAAGAACAAGCTCACACCAAGAGACCTGAGAACCTTGGCCTCAACCTTGCGAAAACTTCACAAGATCAAGCTGAGGACCAAACGTTACCGCCTGAAAAAAGACTTCAAACCCAAACACACTAAAGCCCTTAAAGCCCTGAGGAAACTTGATAATGAACCTAAAGATTTCGTTCTCACTCATCATGATCTAAACCCCAGAAATATCCTCTTTCATCATCAAAGTGTGAAGTTCATCGACTGGGAATATACAGGGATCAATGACCGATACTTTGACCTGGCAACCATCGCTGCAGAATTCAACCTCACTCCCAAAGAGGAGCGTTATTTTTTACGAAGCTATTTCAAAAACAGTGCCAAGATCAGTCTCAAAAAGCTTCACCTTTATAAAGAGCTCTATACTATTCTTTGTTCTCTCTGGTTCAATAATTTAAACAATAACAATAAAAAATAG
- the thiC gene encoding phosphomethylpyrimidine synthase ThiC: MTKRFQDTLKTSNDVLTREPLPGSQKVYFAGKIHPEIRVPMRKITLSNEDVLHVYDTSGPYTDPTVEIDVEKGIPAIRKSWIEARGDVEAYEGRIMEPEDNGYNTEEQLEFVTAGSKGLVRTPLKAKEGQNVTQLHYARAGIITPEMEFVAMRENQNLEMTRKYLNDEEREARLKGDNFGANLPDEITPEFVRQEVAAGRAVIPCNINHPEVEPMIIGRNFLVKVNANIGNSATTSSIAEEVEKMVWSTRWGADTVMDLSTGKNIHTTRDWILRNSPTPIGTVPIYQALEKVNGIAEDLTWEVFRDTLIEQAEQGVDYFTIHAGLLLHHVPMTAKRVTGIVSRGGSIMAKWMIAHHQENFLYTHFREICEIMKAYDITFSLGDGLRPGSVADANDEAQFAELKVLGELTKIAWEYDVQTLIEGPGHVPMHMIKENMDKQLEWCHEAPFYTLGPLTTDIAPGYDHITSGIGAAMIGWFGCAMLCYVTPKEHLGLPNREDVKEGLITYKLAAHAADIAKGHPGARARDDAMSHARFEFRWVDQFNIGLDPERAREYHDDTMPMEAAKTAHFCSMCGPKFCSMKISQEVRDFADAQNMSIEEAKQKGMDEMSMTFQAMGSEVYIDQEKSKS; the protein is encoded by the coding sequence ATGACAAAACGATTTCAAGACACACTAAAGACATCCAATGATGTTCTGACAAGAGAACCGCTACCAGGTTCGCAGAAGGTATATTTCGCAGGAAAGATACACCCGGAAATCCGCGTTCCTATGCGAAAGATCACACTAAGCAACGAGGATGTACTACATGTTTATGACACATCAGGTCCATATACAGATCCAACTGTTGAGATCGATGTAGAAAAAGGTATTCCGGCTATCCGTAAATCATGGATCGAAGCTAGGGGTGATGTAGAAGCGTACGAAGGACGCATCATGGAGCCTGAGGACAATGGCTACAACACAGAAGAACAATTGGAATTTGTTACAGCAGGTTCAAAAGGTCTGGTTCGTACGCCGCTCAAAGCAAAAGAAGGTCAGAACGTTACACAACTTCACTATGCAAGAGCTGGTATCATCACACCTGAGATGGAATTCGTTGCTATGCGTGAAAACCAAAACCTTGAGATGACACGTAAATACCTCAATGACGAAGAGAGAGAAGCAAGACTCAAAGGGGATAACTTTGGTGCAAATCTTCCTGATGAGATCACTCCTGAGTTCGTTAGACAAGAGGTTGCAGCAGGACGTGCAGTGATCCCTTGTAATATCAACCACCCGGAAGTTGAACCAATGATCATCGGACGTAACTTCCTTGTAAAAGTAAATGCTAACATCGGTAACTCTGCGACCACTTCCAGTATTGCCGAAGAGGTAGAGAAGATGGTTTGGTCGACAAGATGGGGGGCAGACACTGTTATGGACCTCTCTACAGGGAAAAATATCCATACAACTCGTGACTGGATCTTACGTAACTCACCGACACCTATCGGAACAGTACCTATCTATCAAGCACTTGAGAAGGTAAACGGTATCGCCGAAGATCTCACATGGGAAGTCTTCAGAGATACACTTATCGAGCAGGCAGAGCAAGGGGTAGACTACTTTACGATCCATGCGGGCTTACTGCTTCACCATGTACCAATGACTGCTAAACGTGTCACAGGTATCGTAAGCCGTGGTGGTTCGATCATGGCAAAATGGATGATCGCACACCACCAGGAGAACTTCCTCTATACACACTTTAGAGAGATCTGTGAGATCATGAAAGCTTACGATATCACCTTCTCATTGGGTGATGGTCTAAGACCTGGATCGGTTGCCGATGCCAACGATGAAGCACAATTTGCGGAGTTGAAAGTTCTTGGTGAGCTTACCAAGATCGCATGGGAATATGATGTTCAGACATTGATCGAAGGACCGGGACACGTACCAATGCACATGATCAAAGAGAACATGGATAAGCAGCTTGAGTGGTGTCATGAAGCGCCATTCTATACACTTGGGCCACTGACTACAGATATCGCTCCGGGATATGACCACATCACTTCAGGTATCGGTGCAGCGATGATCGGATGGTTCGGATGTGCGATGCTTTGTTATGTAACACCAAAAGAGCACCTTGGCCTTCCAAACCGTGAAGATGTAAAAGAGGGTCTTATCACGTACAAACTTGCAGCACATGCAGCAGACATCGCAAAAGGTCACCCAGGTGCCAGAGCTAGGGATGATGCAATGAGTCATGCAAGATTCGAGTTTAGATGGGTAGACCAGTTCAATATCGGTCTTGACCCTGAACGTGCAAGAGAGTACCACGATGATACGATGCCGATGGAGGCTGCAAAGACTGCACACTTCTGTTCTATGTGTGGACCTAAGTTCTGTTCGATGAAGATCTCTCAAGAGGTAAGAGATTTTGCCGATGCACAAAATATGAGTATCGAAGAAGCAAAACAAAAAGGTATGGATGAAATGTCCATGACCTTCCAGGCAATGGGGAGTGAGGTCTATATAGACCAAGAGAAGAGCAAATCATAA